Part of the Aquimarina sp. MAR_2010_214 genome is shown below.
TATATTTGTGTCGTAGAAGAGCGAAATGTTACCTTGATTTTTGATTTTTTTGTGGAATGAATACTGTTTTTTCCTAGGAAGTATTATGATTTACCAAGGGTAAATCACTTATTCGATTAATCACTTAACTGCTATAAACACATGTCATATTGTACTACTTATATTTTTTAATTACCTCTGGTAAAAATATAAAATAAAGTTACCCAAAACTCACATTGGTTAATTACGGTTTTTTAGGCTTTCTTTACAAACTTTGTTAGGATAACAATATGTTGCCCATTTGCACGACCTTCAATTTGTTCTGCATTATCATGAACCAATGAGATGTTTCTAACATGAGTACCTCTTTTAGCGGTAAAATTTGCTCCTTTTACATCCAGATCTTTAATTAAAACAACAGAGTCTCCAGCTTGCAATAGTGCACCATTAGCATCTAAATGTTTAATGGTATTTTCTTTATCATCACCATCTCCAGTAGCATTTGCCCATGCTGCCATATCTTCATCGAGATAAAGCATATCTAATAAATCTTGCGACCAACCTGCAGATTTTAATCTATGTAACATTCTCCATGCCATAACTTGTACAGCAGGAACTTCACTCCACATACTATCATTAAGACAACGCCAGTGATTTACATCTACTTTTTCAGGGTCTTCTATTTGTTCTAAACATACTTGAGAGATAAGAATGTGAGAATCCAGATCTGTTCCTGGAGACTTAGGAACTTCATAGACTTTTAAATTTTCAGTTTCTCCTGATAATTCGCATACAGATCCGCTACGCTTATGTAATTCTCTTTCTAGACTCATTATAATAATATGTTTAATATATAGATTATTTAGTACTGCAAAAGTGCATTAAAATTTGTAATTATGAAATACCTGATAAACTATTTATTGATGATAGCAAATAAT
Proteins encoded:
- a CDS encoding alkylphosphonate utilization protein; this translates as MSLERELHKRSGSVCELSGETENLKVYEVPKSPGTDLDSHILISQVCLEQIEDPEKVDVNHWRCLNDSMWSEVPAVQVMAWRMLHRLKSAGWSQDLLDMLYLDEDMAAWANATGDGDDKENTIKHLDANGALLQAGDSVVLIKDLDVKGANFTAKRGTHVRNISLVHDNAEQIEGRANGQHIVILTKFVKKA